The segment TAGATTTTTTTAATAGTATTTTTATAAGCTGCAATAGTATCCATGGCTGTTTTCTTCCAGTTAAGACTATTTGATTTTATAAATCCATTTTTTATAAGAGTATTTTTAAAGTTATCATCATCTAATACTTTAATAATGGCGGCTTTTATCATATCTGTATCTTCAGGATTTATTAGATAAGCAGAATTTCCTAAAATTTCTGGTATTGAGGTCCTATTTGAAGCTATAACTGGACTACCACAGGCCATGGCCTCTATAGGAGGAAGACCAAAACCTTCGTATAGTGAAGGATACACAAAGATTTTAGCTGCATTATAGAAAAATGGCATGTGTTTTGCTGGAAGAAAACCAGGAAATAAGATTTTATTTTCCATATTAAGCCTTTCAACTTGGTTTTTATATAATTCATAGGATTTACCTTTTCTGCCACCTATTATTAGCTTTATTTTTCTTTTTTTGCAATTTTACTAAAAGCATCTATTAGTCCAGAGATATTTTTTCTAGGACTAAAACCTCCTATATATAGAATAAAGTCTTCTTCTATACCATAATAGTTTTTAATAAAGCTTTTACACTTTTTTTGTTTAAGGGTTTATATATACTCTCACTTGCAAGATAGGTTACATATATCTTGTCTTTAGGGTAATTTAGAGTTTTAATGATGTCTTCTTTTGAGTAGTTTGAAACAGTAATTATTCCGTCGCAAAGTGAAATAATCTGGTTTATATTTTGGTTAAAAATTTTTAAATAAGTGTCACTTACAGTTTCAGGCATTTTAAAGGGAATAACATCGTGCAAAGTTATAATATAAGGACAATTTTTATTTGTAGGAAGACCAATGCCGTTTTGAGGCACATGATACAAAGAAAGATTATCCATAAATATATTATTTGGAATATTTGTTTCTTCCCAGAAATTTAGTTTGTTATTTTTTTGACTTCTTTTATATTAAAATTAATGTTTTTATTAGGAAAATTACATTCATTTTTATGTGCATATAAATTATATATAGTTTTGCTATCAACTTTATTTAAGTTATTAATTAATTCATAGGTGTAGGTTCCAATACCAGTTCCTTCATAGCATATGGAGGCCCTTGCATCTATTCCAATCTTCATAACCCCTCACTCCTTAAAAGTTACTATTACTTAATTTTATTAGTTTGTATAGTGAATTTATGATAGAAAATAAAGTATAAAAATTAAAAATATTTCATATAGATTATATGGGGGTGATTAAAATGATGAGAGAATTTGAAATCGAGAGACAGTTCGGTATAAAAATTCAAAATATAAAACCAAATAAGGGAGTTTACTATTTGAAGACTAACAAAGGTAACAAATGCTTAAAAAAATAAATTACGGAATTCAAAAATTATATTTTGTTTATGAGGCCAAAGAACACCTTATAAAAAATGGATTTTCTAACATAGATAGATATTGTTTAAATAGTGAGGGAGAGCCATATGCCTTAGTAAATGAAGATATATATACATTATCAGAATGGATTGAAGGTAGAGAGTGTGATTTTCATAATTTAGATGAAGTGAAAAAAGCTGCTATTAATTTAGCTAAGATGTATGAAGCAAGTAAGGGGTATGAACCTCCAGAAAATAGTAAATTAAAAACTGATTTAGGAAGATGGCCTTATTTAATGGATAAAAGAGTTAAAAGTTTTGACAAAATGAAGAATATTGTGCGAAAAAAGAAAAGTAAAAAAGGGGACTTTGATTTATTGTATTTAAAAAATGTAGATTTTTATAAAGAACTAGGCAAAAGGGCAATGAATGTTTTAATGACTTCAGATTACGAAAAGCTATGTGTAGAGGCAGAGACAGAAAAGAGTTTTTGCCATCATGATTATACTTATCATAACATAATAATAGATAAGTCTGAAGATTTTCATATGATAGATTTTGATTATTGTAAAAGAGAACTTAGAGCTTACGATATATCTAATTTCATAACTAAAGTTCTAAAAAGAGTGGATTTTAATATAGAGTATGCTAAAGCTATATTAGAGAGCTATAATTCTGTAAGTCCAATTAAGGAAGAAGAATATAGGATTATTTACGCTTTTTTATTATTTCCTCAGAGGTTTTGGAGGGTTTGCAACAGATATTATTACAGCGAGGCAAATTGGATACAGAATAATTTCATAAATAAAGTGAATAAATTACAAGATGAAAGAGAGAATTATATGAAGTTTATTGATGAAATAAAAATTGAATTAGGTCAAAAGGAGTAGCTATTTGATGAAAGACAAAATATATATTATAATTAAGTTTATATTTTGTTTTAAGGAGGTAGACTGATTTAATTCAGCGTTTATTATGGAAAATAAAAATGTAACTCCCAATAGGGTGATAAAGAAAAAGGCTAGAGAGCAGTTAAAAGGAAATTGGACATCCGCAGTATTAGTTTGTTTTATATACTGGTTAATATTATTTTCTATAGGATCAATTGATGCTATAGCAAGCATTTTAAATAATGTTAAAAATGGATTTTTATTGTCTGGTCAAACAGAAGATACTTCTTTTGGATTGGCATGCGTTATTATTCAAATACTTATAGGTGGGCCTTTTGCCTATGGAATATGGAATTTTTTCAAAAACCTTGGTAGAGAAGAGTCACCAAAAATTGAAGATTTGTTTAAAGGTTTTAAGTTTTTAGTTCCCAATTTCCTTATTAATCTAATCGTAAGCATTTTTCAATTTTTGTGGTCATTGCTTTTTATTTTACCTCTTATAATTGCATTTACAATTATAATGTTAAAAAGTGTTTATGAGGTACAATTTACATCTTTGCCTTTAGTTGTTTTTACAGTTGCTGCAATTACAGTAACTATAATTTTAACTATAATATTATTAAGATATTCTATGGTATTTTTGGTTTATAATGATAATAAAGAATTGAGTGCTATGGAAGTAGTAAAAGCTAGTGTTAGTATGATGAAGGGATATAAATTTAAATTATTTCTTATGAATTTAAGTTTTATAGGATGGTTTATTTTGTCTATATTAACATTAGGAATAGGGTTCTTGTGGCTTTATCCTTATATAAACGCTTCTACTTTTAATTTTTATGAAGACATAATAAGTAAAGATAAAAAGGGCGATTTAATGGAAAAGGCAACTATTGAAGCCAATTAATTAGTTTTAAAAGCGTTAAATTAGAATTATAGTCTAATTTAACGCTTTTTTATATATAAAATTACTCACATAATCTTTTCTTTTGCATAATAATATATTGAGCAATTTTATAGGGGAGAGGTATATGGAGGTAGGAGATGTAGTTGTAAGAAAATCCTATGGAAAAGATATTGCATTTAAAATTATTGATATAAGAGAAGAAAAGGGTAAAAAAATATATATATTGAAGGGAATAAACATTAGAATTATAGCAGATTCTCCTGTTGAGGATTTAGAAGAGCCTAATTCAAAAGAAAATGCAGCTAAAGATGCTGTTTTTAATAGAAAGGTTAAGGAGTCCATAAAGAAAATATTAGATGCTAGAAACGATGCTGTTGAGGTTATGAGTGGACATACATTAAAGAATAAAGAGGTTAAAAATAAGGAAATGTATTTTGGAAGACCGGGAAGAGTACTGCATATTGATGGAGATGCACAGTATTTGGAAATGTGTATGAAAACATACAAAAGGATAGGTGTTGATGCAATTGGAAAGGTAATACCTGAAAAAGAGCAATCAATGAGGGTAGTTGAGCTTGTAAAGGAAAGCAAGCCAGACATAGTTGTAATTACAGGTCATGATGGCATGGTTAAAGATACCAAAGAGTATACAGATTTAAAAAATTATAGAAACTCTCAGTATTTTGTCGATAGTGTAACAGAACTTAGAAATTATGAAAGAGGCTATGATGAATTAGTTATATTTGCAGG is part of the Haloimpatiens sp. FM7315 genome and harbors:
- a CDS encoding DUF975 family protein, which produces MENKNVTPNRVIKKKAREQLKGNWTSAVLVCFIYWLILFSIGSIDAIASILNNVKNGFLLSGQTEDTSFGLACVIIQILIGGPFAYGIWNFFKNLGREESPKIEDLFKGFKFLVPNFLINLIVSIFQFLWSLLFILPLIIAFTIIMLKSVYEVQFTSLPLVVFTVAAITVTIILTIILLRYSMVFLVYNDNKELSAMEVVKASVSMMKGYKFKLFLMNLSFIGWFILSILTLGIGFLWLYPYINASTFNFYEDIISKDKKGDLMEKATIEAN
- the yabG gene encoding sporulation peptidase YabG, yielding MEVGDVVVRKSYGKDIAFKIIDIREEKGKKIYILKGINIRIIADSPVEDLEEPNSKENAAKDAVFNRKVKESIKKILDARNDAVEVMSGHTLKNKEVKNKEMYFGRPGRVLHIDGDAQYLEMCMKTYKRIGVDAIGKVIPEKEQSMRVVELVKESKPDIVVITGHDGMVKDTKEYTDLKNYRNSQYFVDSVTELRNYERGYDELVIFAGACQSCYEAILEAGANFASSPSRVLIHCLDPVFICEKVAYTNIEKIVSIEEVIQNTITGTKGIGGLQTRGKYREGFPKSPFI